One stretch of Microbacterium terrae DNA includes these proteins:
- a CDS encoding ABC transporter permease: MTTQAQAQAVFQEAAVHNLKRRGRRRRGERLKPAGRRTSFRMFLCIAPFVFLAFLFSYLPLYGWIYSLYDFKPALGLEGSEFVGLQWFQMLVSSPTQMAQIGQVLLNTLAISFLGLATSILPLAFAVFLNEIKAGWFRSSVQTLTALPNFISWVLVYMIAFSLFSSSGLVNDVLMDAGLVTAPVKFLDTSENVWLTMTLWSIWKGLGWGAIIYLAAIAGIDQSLYESAKIDGAGRMQTMWYVTVPQLMPTYLVLLLLSIANILNNGMEQYYVFQNAFNREYIQVLDLYVYNIGMTGNSLSMATAIGMLKSLISVALLLTVNAVSKRVRGESIV; the protein is encoded by the coding sequence GTGACGACTCAGGCGCAGGCGCAGGCGGTGTTCCAGGAGGCCGCGGTCCACAACCTCAAGCGTCGGGGCCGGCGCCGGCGCGGCGAGCGGCTGAAGCCCGCGGGGCGGCGCACCTCGTTCCGGATGTTCCTGTGCATCGCGCCGTTCGTCTTCCTGGCGTTCCTGTTCTCGTACCTGCCGCTCTACGGCTGGATCTACTCGCTGTACGACTTCAAGCCGGCACTCGGACTCGAGGGCAGCGAGTTCGTCGGGCTGCAGTGGTTCCAGATGCTGGTGAGCTCGCCGACGCAGATGGCGCAGATCGGCCAGGTGCTGCTGAACACCCTGGCGATCAGCTTCCTCGGGCTCGCGACCTCGATCCTGCCGCTCGCCTTCGCGGTGTTCCTCAACGAGATCAAGGCCGGGTGGTTCCGCAGCTCGGTGCAGACGCTCACAGCACTGCCGAACTTCATCTCGTGGGTGCTCGTCTACATGATCGCGTTCTCGCTGTTCTCGAGCTCCGGCCTCGTCAACGACGTGCTGATGGATGCCGGGCTCGTGACCGCACCGGTGAAGTTCCTCGACACCAGTGAGAACGTCTGGCTCACGATGACGCTGTGGTCGATCTGGAAGGGGCTCGGCTGGGGCGCGATCATCTACCTCGCCGCGATCGCGGGCATCGACCAGTCGCTCTACGAATCGGCCAAGATCGACGGCGCCGGGCGCATGCAGACAATGTGGTACGTCACCGTGCCGCAGCTCATGCCCACCTACCTCGTGCTGCTGCTGCTGTCGATCGCGAACATCCTGAACAACGGCATGGAGCAGTACTACGTGTTCCAGAACGCGTTCAACCGGGAGTACATCCAGGTGCTCGATCTGTACGTCTACAACATCGGCATGACCGGCAACAGCCTCTCGATGGCGACGGCGATCGGCATGCTCAAGAGCCTGATCTCGGTGGCGCTGCTGCTGACCGTCAACGCGGTCTCCAAGCGCGTCCGCGGCGAATCGATCGTCTAG
- a CDS encoding carbohydrate ABC transporter permease, whose translation MVTTTETRTLLAPKRPAQPARYRMTAGDAMFRILNYTVFAVFTVICAYPFYYLIINSVSANDLSALGDVRLWPIGFHLDNYTQVFQLRGLPLATAVSIGRTVLGTAATVLASAFLGFMFTQSRMWGRQFWYRFIIITMYFSAGLIPVFIIMKNLGLTNNFWVYVLPFVVQPFNIILVKTFVESMPRELQEAAEVDGANILQIFFRIYLPNMTPILATIAIFSAVMQWNSFQDTLIYVTDQSLYTLQYLLYMFINQASSLAQAAQDAGGNLGQIASAATTQTPTSIRMTVSVLVVLPIIFIYPLFQRFFVKGIMLGAVKG comes from the coding sequence GTGGTCACCACGACTGAGACCCGCACGCTGCTGGCACCCAAGCGCCCCGCGCAGCCGGCGCGCTATCGCATGACGGCGGGCGACGCGATGTTCCGCATCCTGAACTACACCGTGTTCGCGGTCTTCACGGTCATCTGCGCGTACCCGTTCTACTACCTGATCATCAACTCGGTCTCGGCGAACGACCTCTCGGCGCTCGGCGACGTGCGCCTCTGGCCGATCGGGTTCCACCTCGACAACTACACGCAGGTGTTCCAGCTGCGCGGGCTTCCGCTCGCGACCGCGGTGAGCATCGGGCGCACGGTGCTCGGCACGGCGGCGACAGTGCTCGCTTCGGCGTTCCTCGGGTTCATGTTCACCCAGTCGCGCATGTGGGGCAGGCAGTTCTGGTACCGGTTCATCATCATCACGATGTACTTCAGCGCGGGCCTCATCCCGGTGTTCATCATCATGAAGAACCTCGGCCTCACCAACAACTTCTGGGTGTACGTGCTGCCGTTCGTGGTGCAGCCGTTCAACATCATCCTGGTCAAGACCTTCGTCGAATCGATGCCCCGCGAACTGCAGGAGGCGGCGGAGGTCGACGGTGCGAACATCCTCCAGATCTTCTTCCGCATCTATCTGCCGAACATGACGCCGATCCTCGCGACCATCGCGATCTTCTCCGCGGTCATGCAGTGGAACAGCTTCCAGGACACGCTGATCTACGTCACCGACCAGAGCCTGTACACGCTGCAGTACCTGCTCTACATGTTCATCAACCAGGCCTCGAGCCTCGCCCAGGCGGCGCAGGACGCCGGCGGCAACCTCGGACAGATCGCGAGTGCGGCGACGACCCAGACACCGACGTCGATCCGCATGACGGTGTCGGTGCTGGTCGTGCTGCCCATCATCTTCATCTATCCCCTGTTCCAGCGCTTCTTCGTGAAGGGCATCATGCTCGGCGCCGTCAAGGGCTGA